The following proteins come from a genomic window of Nicotiana tomentosiformis chromosome 12, ASM39032v3, whole genome shotgun sequence:
- the LOC104111554 gene encoding RING-H2 finger protein ATL54-like produces the protein MAVKPRKLFPTSNQTADCHDVCDSTCPYGCYPYPDTDYYMPPPALLQPQPAPQSSNKNVQNISPYIIISVALLASLFLLLSYYIIVVRNCTNWSRRRHSRTQSEGVSEEFLDENRGPVIDYPIWYINTVGLQPAVINLITIFKYKRGNGLIDGTECSVCLNEFQDDDSLRLLPKCNHAFHIHCIDTWLRSHTNCPLCRAAIISNTATAPLGSIVPISSTNMNSSEDNGSQREVIVEVNNNNHSRDGEFQENARRVSREQDEFQEIERPETSKKEVNLNRGDKDVEVQPMRRSASMDSSISTTIGLQMGVGEKSCVETTTNEEIGSNSRMKRVMESASSMKRSLSYGGRSFFSKQHRNPSSVLPL, from the coding sequence ATGGCCGTGAAACCAAGAAAGCTatttccaacttcaaaccaaaCAGCAGATTGTCACGATGTTTGTGACTCAACATGTCCTTATGGCTGCTATCCATACCCTGATACGGACTATTACATGCCACCACCAGCACTACTACAGCCACAACCGGCGCCTCAATCGAGTAACAAAAATGTTCAAAACATTTCACCTTATATAATCATCTCCGTCGCGCTGCTAGCTAGCTTGTTCCTACTTCTCAGCTACTACATAATCGTCGTGAGGAATTGCACGAATTGGAGCCGTAGGAGACACTCGCGAACGCAATCAGAAGGCGTTAGCGAAGAGTTCTTGGATGAAAATCGAGGTCCGGTTATTGATTATCCCATTTGGTACATCAACACTGTAGGTCTTCAGCCTGCAGTTATTAATTTGATCACAATTTTCAAGTACAAAAGGGGAAATGGTTTGATTGATGGAACAGAGTGCTCTGTTTGTTTAAATGAATTCCAAGATGATGATTCTCTTAGGTTGTTACCAAAATGTAACCATGCCTTTCACATCCATTGTATCGATACATGGCTTAGATCACACACAAATTGTCCTTTGTGTCGCGCTGCTATCATCTCCAACACTGCAACTGCTCCACTGGGATCAATCGTCCCAATTTCGAGTACTAATATGAATTCCAGCGAAGATAATGGTTCGCAGAGAGAAGTAATTGTAGAAGTGAACAACAACAATCATTCCAGAGATGGGGAATTTCAAGAAAATGCGAGGAGAGTTAGTCGTGAACAAGATGAATTCCAAGAGATTGAACGTCCTGAAACTTCGAAAAAAGAAGTGAACTTGAATAGGGGTGATAAAGATGTGGAAGTACAACCAATGAGGAGGTCTGCTTCTATGGATTCTTCAATTTCTACAACCATAGGACTACAAATGGGTGTAGGTGAAAAAAGCTGTGTTGAGACGACAACAAATGAGGAAATAGGTTCAAATTCAAGAATGAAAAGGGTGATGGAGAGTGCTTCTTCAATGAAGAGATCATTGTCTTATGGTGGGAGGTCATTTTTCTcgaaacaacatcgaaatccaagTTCAGTACTTCCATTATGA